In the Alligator mississippiensis isolate rAllMis1 chromosome 7, rAllMis1, whole genome shotgun sequence genome, one interval contains:
- the SFTPB gene encoding pulmonary surfactant-associated protein B produces MDVSPPALPALPPEDCAGGPVTWCQSLAVAQRCGALELCARLGRDRTLTEDTCSDCEQVVTLLTHMLQESPVKQALGQKCQELPIPTMVPMCQELVDKAFALLLTCLEGQVKPGVVCTQLGLCPQGPAWSRDSLLHQLLQGLHAAYADPQALPIPLPLCWMCRSLVGRIKSTIPKEGIAKAVSGLCHLLPGTVAGTCQCLTEKYTVIALQAALGQLGPRLLCGMLLMCVAEDGYGPEAEAGGQAGHCGACLVLAGVGSNSSGPGAKAALLRACASAHLGWEQCMDFIHQHQSRLPLLQGRHQDALAACQDLGLCEAKRASGPKHCSLGPVYWCSSMEAAKECGALKHCQDHVWG; encoded by the exons ATGGATgtttcccccccagccctgcctgcactgcccccTGAGGACTGTGCCGGGGGTCCCGTGACCTGGTGCCAGAGCCTGGCTGTGGCCCAGCGCTgtggagccctggagctgtgTGCCCGGCTGGGCAGGGACCGCACCCTCACT GAGGACACGTGCAGTGACTGTGAGCAGGTCGTCACCCTCCTGACCCACATGCTGCAGGAATCACCTGTGAAG CAGGCGCTGGGCcagaagtgccaggagctgccgATACCTACAATGGTGCCCatgtgccaggagctggtggacaaGGCCTTTGCCCTCCTCCTCACCTGCCTGGAGGGTCAAGTC AAGCCCGGAGTTGTCTgcacccagctggggctgtgcccccaaggccctgcctggAGCCGAGACTCACTGTtgcaccagctgctgcaaggtCTCCACGCTGCCTATGCTGACCCCCAG gccctgcccatccccctgccactctgctGGATGTGTCGCTCCTTAGTGGGACGGATCAAATCCACCATTCCCAAG GAGGGTATTGCCAAGGCCGTGTCTGggctgtgccacctgctgccaggtacagtagccGGGACCTGCCAGTGCCTGACTGAGAAGTACACGGTGATTgcgctgcaggcagcactgggccaACTTGGGCCCCGCCTGCTCTGTGGGATGCTGCTCATGTGCGTGGCAGAGGATGGCTATGGCCCTG aggcagaggctggggggcaggcagggcactgtggggcCTGCCTAGTGCTGGCGGGTGTAGGGAGCAACAGCTCTGGGCCAGGGGCCAAGGCGGCACTGCTGAGAGCTTGCGCCAGCGCCcacctgggctgggagcag TGTATGGACTTCATCCACCAGCATCAGTCtcgcctgcccctgctgcaggggaggcaCCAGGATGCCCTCGCTGCCTGCCAG GATCTGGGGTTGTGTGAGGCCAAGAGAGCCTCAGGCCCCAAGCACTGCAGCCTGGGCCCTGTCTACTGGTGCTCCAGCATGGAGGCAGCTAAGGAGTGTGGC GCTTTGAAGCACTGCCAGGACCACGTGTGGGGGTAG
- the USP39 gene encoding ubiquitin carboxyl-terminal hydrolase 39 isoform X2, with protein MYERHQRGNANRMETGIRSKADAHRLCVSAHAQKGGMRYGRFDPEDRRSRHCPYLDTINRSVLDFDFEKLCSISLSHINVYACLVCGKYFQGRGLKSHAYIHSVQFSHHVFLNLHTLKFYCLPDNYEIIDSSLEDITYVLKPTFTKQQIANLDKQAKLSRAYDGTTYLPGIVGLNNIKANDYANAVLQALSNVPPLRNYFLEEDNYKSIQRPPGDIMFLLVQRFGELMRKLWNPRNFKAHVSPHEMLQAVVLCSKKNFQITKQGDGVDFLSWFLNALHAALGGTKRKKKTIVTDVFQGSMRIFTKKLPHPDLPAEEKEQLLLNTEYQETMVESTFMYLTLDLPTAPLYKDEKEQLIIPQVPLFNILAKFNGITEKEYKTYKENFLKRFQLTRLPPYLIFCIKRFTKNNFFVEKNPTIVNFPITNVDLREYLSEEVQATHIHTTYDLIANIVHDGKPSEGSYRIHVLHHGTGKWYELQDLQVTDILPQMITLSEAYIQIWKRREDEETIQQGA; from the exons ATGTACGAGAGACACCAGAGGGGAAATGCGAATCGGATGGAAACAGGGATCCGTAGTAAAGCAGACGCCCACAGGCTCTGCGTGTCGGCGCATGCGCAAAAAGGCGGAA TGCGCTACGGACGCTTTGACCCCGAGGACCGGCGCAGCCGCCACTGCCCCTACCTAGACACCATCAACAG GAGTGTCCTGGACTTCGACTTTGAGAAGCTCTGCTCCATCTCCCTGTCGCACATCAACGTCTATGCCTGCCTTGTCTGCGGCAAGTACTTCCAGG GCCGCGGCCTGAAGTCCCACGCCTACATCCACAGTGTGCAGTTCAGCCACCATGTCTTCCTGAACCTGCACACGCTCAAGTTCTACTGCCTGCCTGACAACTACGAGATCATTGACTCCTCCCTGGAGGATATCACG TATGTTCTGAAGCCCACGTTCACCAAACAACAGATTGCCAACTTGGACAAGCAGGCCAAGCTCTCGCGGGCATATGACGGTACCACCTATCTGCCGGGCATTGTGGGATTGAATAACATCAAGGCCAATGACTATGCCAATGCTGTGCTCCAG GCTCTGTCCAATGTTCCACCCCTCCGTAACTACTTCCTGGAAGAAGACAACTACAAAAGCATCCAGCGCCCACCAGGAGACATCATGTTCCTGTTGGTTCAGCGCTTCGGGGAGCTGATGCGGAAACTATGGAACCCCCGTAACTTCAAGGCCCATGTGTCCCCCCATGAGATGCTGCAAGCCGTGGTGCTCTGCAGCAAGAAGAATTTCCAGATCACCAAGCAAG GCGATGGCGTGGATTTCCTCTCCTGGTTCCTCAATGCCCTTCACGCTGCTCTAGGCGGGacgaagaggaagaaaaaga CCATCGTGACTGACGTCTTCCAGGGCTCCATGCGCATCTTCACCAAGAAGCTGCCGCACCCTGACCTG ccagcagaggagaaagagcagctgctgctgaatactGAGTACCAGGAGACGATGGTGGAGTCGACCTTCATGTACCTGACACTggacctgcccacagccccactctACAAAGACGAGAAGGAGCAGCTCATTATCCCCCAGGTGCCCCTCTTCAACATCCTGGCCAAGTTCAATGGCATCACGGAGAAG GAGTACAAGACATACAAGGAGAACTTCCTGAAGCGGTTCCAGCTGACCCGACTGCCACCCTACCTCATCTTCTGCATCAAGCGCTTCACCAAGAACAACTTCTTTGTGGAGAAGAACCCCACCATTGTCAACTTCCCCATCAC gaacGTGGACCTCCGCGAGTACCTTTCAGAGGAGGTCCaggccacacacatacacacaacgtACGACCTCATCGCCAACATTGTCCATGATGGAAAGCCCAGCGAGGGCTCCTACCGCATCCATGTGCTGCATCAT GGCACAGGCAAGTGGTACGAGCTGCAGGACCTCCAGGTGACTGACATCCTGCCCCAGATGATCACACTCTCTGAAGCCTACATCCAG ATCTGGAAGAGGCGAGAGGATGAGGAGACCATCCAGCAGGGTGCGTGA
- the USP39 gene encoding ubiquitin carboxyl-terminal hydrolase 39 isoform X1, protein MSSRVKRERERELRASPRGSARGKREADGDSRGGAARERDRGRARREPEPDRARLKREAESERDRARRERAGERERAEGPPRIKREREAEADSDPEPEVTVRYGRFDPEDRRSRHCPYLDTINRSVLDFDFEKLCSISLSHINVYACLVCGKYFQGRGLKSHAYIHSVQFSHHVFLNLHTLKFYCLPDNYEIIDSSLEDITYVLKPTFTKQQIANLDKQAKLSRAYDGTTYLPGIVGLNNIKANDYANAVLQALSNVPPLRNYFLEEDNYKSIQRPPGDIMFLLVQRFGELMRKLWNPRNFKAHVSPHEMLQAVVLCSKKNFQITKQGDGVDFLSWFLNALHAALGGTKRKKKTIVTDVFQGSMRIFTKKLPHPDLPAEEKEQLLLNTEYQETMVESTFMYLTLDLPTAPLYKDEKEQLIIPQVPLFNILAKFNGITEKEYKTYKENFLKRFQLTRLPPYLIFCIKRFTKNNFFVEKNPTIVNFPITNVDLREYLSEEVQATHIHTTYDLIANIVHDGKPSEGSYRIHVLHHGTGKWYELQDLQVTDILPQMITLSEAYIQIWKRREDEETIQQGA, encoded by the exons ATGTCGAGCCGTGTGAaacgggagcgggagcgggagctgCGCGCGTCCCCAAGGGGCTCGGCGCGGGGCAAGCGCGAGGCTGACGGGGACTCGCGGGGGGGCGCGGCGCGGGAGCGCGACCGGGGCCGCGCCCGGCGGGAGCCCGAGCCCGACCGCGCGCGCCTGAAGCGCGAGGCCGAATCGGAGCGGGACCGCGCACGGCGGGAGCGCGCCGGGGAGCGGGAGCGCGCCGAGGGGCCGCCCCGCATCAAGCGCGAGCGCGAGGCAGAGGCCGACTCCGACCCGGAGCCCGAAGTCACCG TGCGCTACGGACGCTTTGACCCCGAGGACCGGCGCAGCCGCCACTGCCCCTACCTAGACACCATCAACAG GAGTGTCCTGGACTTCGACTTTGAGAAGCTCTGCTCCATCTCCCTGTCGCACATCAACGTCTATGCCTGCCTTGTCTGCGGCAAGTACTTCCAGG GCCGCGGCCTGAAGTCCCACGCCTACATCCACAGTGTGCAGTTCAGCCACCATGTCTTCCTGAACCTGCACACGCTCAAGTTCTACTGCCTGCCTGACAACTACGAGATCATTGACTCCTCCCTGGAGGATATCACG TATGTTCTGAAGCCCACGTTCACCAAACAACAGATTGCCAACTTGGACAAGCAGGCCAAGCTCTCGCGGGCATATGACGGTACCACCTATCTGCCGGGCATTGTGGGATTGAATAACATCAAGGCCAATGACTATGCCAATGCTGTGCTCCAG GCTCTGTCCAATGTTCCACCCCTCCGTAACTACTTCCTGGAAGAAGACAACTACAAAAGCATCCAGCGCCCACCAGGAGACATCATGTTCCTGTTGGTTCAGCGCTTCGGGGAGCTGATGCGGAAACTATGGAACCCCCGTAACTTCAAGGCCCATGTGTCCCCCCATGAGATGCTGCAAGCCGTGGTGCTCTGCAGCAAGAAGAATTTCCAGATCACCAAGCAAG GCGATGGCGTGGATTTCCTCTCCTGGTTCCTCAATGCCCTTCACGCTGCTCTAGGCGGGacgaagaggaagaaaaaga CCATCGTGACTGACGTCTTCCAGGGCTCCATGCGCATCTTCACCAAGAAGCTGCCGCACCCTGACCTG ccagcagaggagaaagagcagctgctgctgaatactGAGTACCAGGAGACGATGGTGGAGTCGACCTTCATGTACCTGACACTggacctgcccacagccccactctACAAAGACGAGAAGGAGCAGCTCATTATCCCCCAGGTGCCCCTCTTCAACATCCTGGCCAAGTTCAATGGCATCACGGAGAAG GAGTACAAGACATACAAGGAGAACTTCCTGAAGCGGTTCCAGCTGACCCGACTGCCACCCTACCTCATCTTCTGCATCAAGCGCTTCACCAAGAACAACTTCTTTGTGGAGAAGAACCCCACCATTGTCAACTTCCCCATCAC gaacGTGGACCTCCGCGAGTACCTTTCAGAGGAGGTCCaggccacacacatacacacaacgtACGACCTCATCGCCAACATTGTCCATGATGGAAAGCCCAGCGAGGGCTCCTACCGCATCCATGTGCTGCATCAT GGCACAGGCAAGTGGTACGAGCTGCAGGACCTCCAGGTGACTGACATCCTGCCCCAGATGATCACACTCTCTGAAGCCTACATCCAG ATCTGGAAGAGGCGAGAGGATGAGGAGACCATCCAGCAGGGTGCGTGA